One Onychomys torridus unplaced genomic scaffold, mOncTor1.1, whole genome shotgun sequence DNA window includes the following coding sequences:
- the LOC118576397 gene encoding uncharacterized protein LOC118576397, producing MDHLTPNTKRFAQGKECIFRLTGFLCSLLSSAFGIILASSQYWRLWEFDNKVVKLVYIGLWEAYYHQEFNISGSVTWILVHSPVNSTWTISPEFRCAQSLILLAIFVKPVVVIFSSAAIRVSIIRASVPDIQILCYKCCVLILLLSSLCTALSVTWNHVVDLYGKTTLDFPPTFPVRKEALIKKHYTHVFPIGVLTATLSLFAMIMFVFEIRSLKLQSNLNSQHASKQANQKV from the exons ATGGATCACCTCACGCCTAAcacaaaaag GTTTGCACAGGGGAAGGAGTGTATCTTCAGACTGACTGGCTTCCTCTGCAGCCTCTTATCTTCAGCATTTGGAATAATCCTTGCAAGCAGCCAATATTGGCGCCTTTGGGAATTTGATAATAAGGTGGTTAAGCTTGTGTACATTGGACTCTGGGAAGCTTATTACCATCAGGAGTTTAACATCTCTGGTTCTGTAACCTGGATTCTGGTGCACAGCCCTGTCAACTCGACCTGGACCATTTCACCTGAATTTAGATGTGCACAGAGCCTGATATTATTGGCTATCTTTGTAAAACCTGTGGTGGTAATTTTTAGCTCAGCAGCCATTAGGGTTAGCATTATCAGAGCCTCGGTCCCTGACATTCAGATACTCTGCTACAAGTGTTGTGTCTTAATTCTGCTTCTCAGCAGCCTTTGCACAGCTCTTTCTGTGACCTGGAACCATGTAGTAGATCTTTATGGTAAAACCACTCTTGATTTTCCACCCACCTTTCCTGTTAGGAAAGAAGCCCTTATAAAGAAACACTACACGCATGTGTTCCCCATAGGGGTTCTCACAGCCACCTTGTCACTCTTTGCTATGATTATGTTCGTCTTTGAAATCAGGTCATTGAAACTACAGAGTAACCTGAATTCTCAGCATGCTTCCAAACAGGCCAATCAAAAGGTCTGA